A DNA window from Calditrichota bacterium contains the following coding sequences:
- a CDS encoding (Fe-S)-binding protein, with amino-acid sequence MHPTSSPVAYAIYVVFFVGMMVLFAVLIWRRLKVMLQAEPINRFDHIGVRIWEVIKIVLGQARILNRHFLGAGFMHAFIFWGFVVLLINSSDVIFGGLFHGFHFPFLAPGSAALTVYYYMRDIFEIIVVIMVLVAVFRRAVLRPKRLTINFDGYLILTFIFLIMVSDFFMNGAAKVMHPHDLANASLVNIWVGNYFLAHHMSWNTAHLIFNTGWWVHAATVLIFLNFLPVSKHFHVITAVFNVFFKRLDKGYLPKLDIENATHYGASKLHHFDWKDILDVYTCTECGRCQSVCPAFNTGKPLSPKKINENMREYLFDNISTIVSNPREKLDELEYEGDPLVGNTISEDVIWACTSCGACENVCPLTIEFIDRIVEMRRYLVLEESKFPQELVTTYKNIENNSNPWGIGASEREAWAEGLDVRKMRDVKEVDVLYWVGCAGAFDDKGKKTSQAMVKILNAAGVDFAILGKEENCTGDPARRSGNEYLFQMQAETNIETLKQYKFNRIVTQCPHCYNTLKNEYPQFDGNFKVVHHTEFIEELIESGKIKLTKPLKERITYHDSCYLGRHNDIYKAPRKVITAIPGVEMVEMPRNRDNAFCCGAGGGRMWMEETIGTRINHDRAEEAIGVNPNVVATACPFCHTMLDDGLKDKGKENIQTLDIVQLVAEAME; translated from the coding sequence ATGCATCCAACAAGCAGTCCGGTGGCCTACGCCATTTATGTGGTGTTTTTTGTGGGAATGATGGTGTTGTTTGCAGTTCTGATCTGGCGGCGGTTAAAGGTGATGCTGCAGGCTGAGCCCATCAATCGTTTTGATCACATCGGCGTGCGTATTTGGGAAGTCATAAAAATCGTTTTGGGACAAGCGCGCATTTTGAATCGGCATTTTTTAGGGGCCGGTTTTATGCACGCCTTTATCTTTTGGGGGTTTGTGGTTTTGCTGATTAATTCCAGCGATGTCATTTTCGGAGGGCTCTTCCACGGATTTCACTTCCCGTTTTTGGCCCCGGGGTCTGCCGCGCTCACAGTCTATTATTACATGCGGGACATTTTTGAAATAATCGTCGTGATTATGGTACTGGTAGCCGTCTTTCGGCGTGCGGTTCTGCGCCCCAAACGCCTGACCATCAATTTTGACGGTTACCTGATTCTGACCTTCATTTTTCTGATTATGGTTTCCGACTTTTTTATGAACGGAGCGGCCAAGGTCATGCACCCGCACGATCTGGCTAACGCCTCGCTTGTGAATATCTGGGTCGGCAATTACTTTCTGGCGCATCATATGAGCTGGAATACGGCTCACCTTATTTTCAATACCGGCTGGTGGGTGCATGCCGCAACGGTGCTCATCTTTTTGAATTTCTTGCCGGTGTCCAAACATTTTCATGTTATTACAGCCGTTTTTAACGTGTTTTTCAAGCGCCTGGACAAGGGGTATTTGCCCAAGCTGGATATTGAAAATGCGACCCACTACGGCGCGTCAAAACTCCACCATTTCGATTGGAAGGATATTCTGGATGTGTACACCTGTACGGAATGCGGGCGCTGCCAGTCGGTGTGTCCGGCATTCAACACGGGGAAACCGCTCTCTCCGAAGAAGATCAACGAAAATATGCGGGAATATCTTTTCGATAACATCAGCACCATTGTCAGCAATCCGCGTGAGAAACTGGATGAATTGGAATACGAGGGCGATCCTCTGGTGGGGAACACCATTTCGGAGGATGTGATCTGGGCGTGTACAAGCTGCGGCGCCTGCGAAAATGTGTGTCCGCTGACCATCGAATTCATCGATCGCATTGTTGAAATGCGCCGGTATCTGGTTCTTGAAGAAAGCAAATTTCCGCAGGAACTGGTCACAACCTACAAAAATATTGAAAACAACAGCAATCCCTGGGGGATTGGCGCCAGTGAACGGGAGGCATGGGCTGAAGGCCTGGATGTTCGCAAAATGCGTGACGTGAAGGAAGTGGATGTGCTTTACTGGGTGGGATGTGCCGGTGCCTTCGATGACAAGGGCAAAAAGACCTCCCAGGCGATGGTGAAAATTTTGAATGCGGCCGGGGTTGATTTTGCCATTCTCGGGAAGGAAGAAAACTGCACGGGCGATCCGGCCCGACGTTCCGGAAACGAGTATCTCTTCCAGATGCAGGCGGAAACCAATATCGAGACCCTGAAACAGTACAAATTTAATCGGATTGTAACGCAGTGCCCCCACTGTTACAACACCCTGAAAAATGAATATCCGCAATTTGACGGAAATTTTAAGGTGGTTCACCACACGGAATTCATCGAAGAGCTTATCGAATCCGGGAAAATTAAGTTGACCAAGCCCCTCAAGGAACGGATTACGTATCACGATTCCTGTTATCTGGGGCGCCACAACGATATTTACAAGGCGCCGAGGAAGGTCATTACAGCCATTCCCGGCGTGGAAATGGTCGAAATGCCGCGCAACAGAGACAATGCCTTCTGCTGTGGGGCAGGCGGCGGCCGTATGTGGATGGAAGAAACCATCGGTACCCGCATTAATCACGATCGGGCGGAGGAGGCTATCGGTGTCAATCCCAATGTGGTGGCCACGGCCTGTCCCTTCTGCCACACGATGCTGGATGACGGCCTAAAGGACAAGGGAAAGGAAAATATCCAGACACTGGACATTGTTCAATTGGTTGCCGAAGCAATGGAATAG
- a CDS encoding FAD-dependent thymidylate synthase, with protein MEDFEYHVLDKGIVRLVDFMGGDNAVVQAARVSFGQGTKGEEKDRKLIDYLIRNAHETPFEQAIFKFHIKCPIFVARQWFRHRWASYNEISGRYTEMSHEFYVPEKFRTQEKKNYTYSDLKEPLSQNLREKIETFYEQTYRLYEELLADGVAKEQARIVLPLSLYTQFYWAVNARSLMNFVKLRTDEHAQYEIRVYANAIADVFQKKMPWTFESFKKHVLEHDEKSY; from the coding sequence ATGGAAGATTTTGAATATCACGTGTTGGATAAGGGAATTGTGCGGCTGGTCGATTTTATGGGCGGGGATAACGCGGTGGTCCAGGCTGCCCGGGTGTCGTTTGGGCAGGGAACAAAGGGCGAGGAAAAGGATCGAAAACTAATCGATTATCTCATCCGGAATGCCCATGAAACGCCTTTTGAACAGGCGATTTTTAAGTTTCACATCAAATGCCCGATTTTTGTGGCACGGCAGTGGTTTCGGCACCGCTGGGCGAGCTACAATGAGATCTCCGGCCGCTACACGGAAATGTCTCACGAATTCTACGTACCCGAAAAATTTCGGACCCAGGAAAAGAAGAATTACACCTATTCTGATTTGAAGGAACCCCTGAGCCAAAATTTACGGGAGAAAATAGAAACTTTTTATGAGCAGACCTACCGGCTTTACGAGGAGCTGTTGGCGGATGGGGTGGCAAAGGAACAGGCGCGTATTGTTTTGCCTCTTTCCCTGTACACGCAGTTTTACTGGGCCGTGAATGCCCGTTCCCTCATGAACTTTGTGAAGCTTCGGACCGATGAACATGCCCAATATGAAATTCGTGTGTACGCCAATGCCATAGCCGATGTTTTTCAGAAAAAAATGCCGTGGACGTTTGAATCCTTTAAAAAACACGTTCTGGAACATGATGAAAAATCATATTAA
- a CDS encoding cob(I)yrinic acid a,c-diamide adenosyltransferase, with protein sequence MPTKLKKGYVQIYTGNGKGKTTAALGLAFRAAGNDFHVFIGQFMKGQDYGELKAASRLAPYITIEQFGKPTFVHVDKATEEDVRLAKEGLEQSRKAMLSEAYDIVILDEINVAIFFKLVTTEEVLALIDEKPAGVELILTGRYAPKDLIEKADLVTEMKEVKHYYTQGVQARKGIEK encoded by the coding sequence ATGCCAACCAAACTCAAGAAGGGGTATGTTCAGATTTACACCGGAAACGGAAAGGGGAAAACGACCGCCGCCCTGGGACTGGCTTTTCGGGCGGCCGGAAATGACTTTCATGTGTTTATCGGTCAGTTTATGAAGGGTCAGGACTACGGTGAGCTGAAAGCCGCCAGCCGCCTCGCCCCGTACATCACAATTGAACAGTTTGGAAAGCCCACGTTTGTTCACGTGGATAAGGCCACAGAGGAGGATGTCCGGCTGGCCAAAGAGGGACTGGAACAATCGCGCAAAGCGATGCTGAGTGAAGCGTACGATATCGTTATTCTGGATGAAATCAATGTGGCGATCTTTTTCAAGCTGGTGACTACCGAGGAGGTTTTGGCGCTCATTGACGAAAAACCTGCCGGCGTTGAACTCATCCTGACCGGCCGGTACGCTCCCAAAGACCTGATTGAAAAAGCCGATCTCGTGACGGAGATGAAGGAAGTCAAGCATTACTACACCCAGGGTGTTCAGGCACGCAAAGGAATTGAAAAGTGA